In a single window of the Tellurirhabdus bombi genome:
- a CDS encoding RagB/SusD family nutrient uptake outer membrane protein gives MKMNYKSSIVRPLSVVLMAVALLVLPMSCKDDILEEKPYTVFTPDYFKSATGLQSAVTAAYAGLRYDFGPIGALDIANMGTDEWTMGDQSLSGDAYQEGTYGLTASDGAIQTPWNRNFWHINLCNAVIDFAPNVQMNEAAKTVLVAEARYLRAQYYLLLVQQFGAVPVNLGSGDLKFNSTPTTEFFRLPVNEVLTKDYQTMIEDLTFASANLPVTRPAGAFKLSQAAALHLLAKVYLFRGYSPVKQGDDFQKAYDNAKKLIDGQGTYGTALQQDFGKVMEEGNDYNSEILFSVERMPLNNAANESPSPGTDFANKVNIANNMFNPNYQQAVPSNYPNAALAGKTIFTTRVLQYGRPLRHFAPTKWLLESAFADRTNDSRFDNSFRMVWKADTYDAAGTDAYKTYVASLATMGLAIGDTAIYLTQTDRMADSLKALTGTRKKNYFIVGPSQFFLPSNRALNLYPNLKKYDAKQRANFQDASGRPFPVSKLSETYLTLAEAAMQTGKATEAVDLINVLKRRAAYRPGLSAAQINARYERIRVTSPSQVTLDFIMDERARELCGESLRWPDLAVRGLLVSRLKTRNPDAAPKVQDFHMLRPIPQSQLDALQDPNKAQYQNPGY, from the coding sequence ATGAAAATGAATTATAAATCCTCTATCGTTCGTCCACTAAGCGTAGTCCTGATGGCTGTCGCCTTGCTGGTCTTACCTATGAGCTGTAAAGACGATATACTGGAAGAAAAACCATACACCGTTTTTACACCGGATTATTTTAAATCAGCTACTGGTCTACAAAGTGCCGTGACAGCGGCTTACGCGGGCCTTCGTTATGACTTCGGTCCCATCGGAGCGCTGGATATTGCCAACATGGGCACCGACGAGTGGACAATGGGCGACCAGAGTCTAAGCGGCGACGCCTACCAGGAAGGTACCTACGGACTCACGGCGAGTGACGGAGCTATTCAAACGCCCTGGAACCGTAATTTCTGGCACATTAACTTGTGTAACGCGGTGATCGATTTTGCCCCCAATGTTCAGATGAATGAAGCGGCCAAGACCGTTCTCGTTGCGGAGGCGCGGTACCTGCGGGCGCAATATTACCTGTTGCTGGTTCAGCAGTTTGGCGCGGTTCCGGTAAACCTGGGTTCCGGTGATTTGAAATTCAACTCGACTCCGACGACGGAGTTCTTTCGTCTCCCCGTCAACGAGGTGCTGACCAAAGATTACCAGACCATGATTGAGGATTTAACTTTTGCCAGCGCTAATTTGCCCGTAACTCGTCCGGCGGGGGCTTTCAAGCTCTCCCAGGCGGCAGCGCTCCATTTGCTGGCGAAAGTGTATCTGTTTCGGGGTTATTCGCCGGTGAAGCAAGGAGATGATTTCCAGAAAGCTTACGATAATGCTAAGAAGCTAATCGACGGCCAGGGAACGTACGGAACAGCACTCCAGCAGGATTTTGGTAAGGTAATGGAAGAAGGCAACGACTACAATTCGGAGATTCTTTTCTCAGTTGAACGGATGCCATTGAACAACGCCGCCAATGAGTCACCCAGCCCAGGCACGGATTTTGCCAATAAGGTGAACATTGCGAACAACATGTTTAACCCAAATTACCAGCAGGCTGTGCCGAGCAACTACCCGAATGCTGCCCTGGCGGGAAAAACCATTTTCACGACGCGGGTGCTGCAATACGGTCGGCCCCTGCGCCACTTTGCTCCGACGAAATGGCTGCTCGAATCAGCTTTTGCGGACCGTACCAACGACAGCCGTTTTGATAATTCGTTTCGGATGGTCTGGAAAGCTGATACGTACGACGCAGCAGGAACGGATGCCTACAAAACCTACGTGGCTAGCCTGGCTACCATGGGGCTGGCTATCGGTGACACGGCGATCTATCTGACGCAAACCGACCGCATGGCCGACTCGCTCAAAGCCCTGACCGGAACACGGAAGAAGAATTACTTCATTGTCGGACCATCGCAGTTCTTCCTGCCTTCAAACCGCGCCCTGAATCTTTACCCGAACCTGAAGAAATACGACGCTAAACAACGCGCCAATTTCCAGGATGCTTCGGGCCGTCCGTTCCCGGTGAGCAAGCTGTCTGAAACGTATTTGACGTTAGCGGAAGCAGCAATGCAAACCGGCAAAGCAACCGAAGCCGTTGACCTGATCAATGTATTGAAAAGACGGGCCGCTTACCGTCCCGGTCTGAGTGCAGCACAGATCAACGCCCGGTATGAGCGGATTAGAGTAACATCGCCCTCACAGGTTACGCTCGACTTTATCATGGATGAGCGCGCGCGCGAACTGTGCGGAGAAAGCCTGCGCTGGCCGGATCTGGCCGTTCGTGGTTTGCTGGTAAGCCGCCTGAAAACGCGCAATCCGGATGCCGCACCAAAAGTGCAGGATTTCCACATGCTGCGCCCTATTCCGCAGAGCCAACTCGACGCCTTACAGGATCCGAACAAGGCACAATACCAAAATCCAGGCTATTAA
- a CDS encoding SusC/RagA family TonB-linked outer membrane protein: protein MILNFYFTKPFCVQRASAPPMVNILLRQLRLLLSVVLLLLGSLFSAQAQNAAVHGTVTDDQGGGLPGVSILLKGTQTGTVTDVNGRYSINVPNSGGTLVFSFIGYVSQEVPVSGQSTINVKMATDIKSLNEVVVVGYGTQRKSDITGSVASVGSEALREVPVANLQQALQGRAAGLEVQQIGSKPGAGAQIRIRGERSINGSNDPLIVLDGIPFEGGNLNDINPNEVESVEVLKDASATAIYGSRGANGIILVTTKRGKAGPARLTVNSYYGVSSVARKYPVYSPEQYRALRDISPFNGGYFQQELESIATGRSTDWQDLMYKNGYITDNSVGLSGGTQDSQFSLAGGYFKQTTVLPGQDFTRFSLRATIDSKVGKRLRIGLNTLNTLGITNGDQFVNPMFPILALSPLMPAYDADGNIVRSPAGNVDDQAGTYSPLLLNNNDNNWVDRKRRLRTFNSVYGEYQIIDGLKYRLNIGLDYRQEQQAQFQGADSYFRVRTGNTASVNNIEGYGYTIENLLTYEKTIAKKHRINLTGLYSRQTDRTYNSYAKVDSIDQDFIQFYNLGQSKQSSTNRPTLSGSESTWGLISYMFRANYAYDDKYLITLTGRRDGSSRLAQKWHNYPAISLGWNIANEAFMSPVKVITNLKLRAGWGETSNQAVAPYSSLGGVTNTIANGSTNVPILYNYGRDIQSGYYVNAAPNTALDWEYTRTTNVGLDFGFWGNRLTGSVDWYSAQTRNILYGLALPSSSGIPGNFTTNIGRMENKGLEVALSSVNVKTSSGFTWSTDLNFFFNRNKLLGLQDGFVRNIPNGLHVGYPINAIYDYKKLGIWQINESEEAARYGQVPGQIKVQDVSGPEGKPDGKIDADYDRTIIGSGQAKIQGGLTNRFSYKGFDFSFVAYARIGGTLVSGIHQPLAGYLTIDDGRRNQLAVDYWTPTNPTNDFPMPSSQINPPNASTAWTTLGYYDASFVKIRSMNLGYTFDKKILDRLKTNSIRVYVQALNPFLLFSPYVKAGGIDPEPTGTGTSGFIQSGGNLPNRALTISLSTPPTRSFIFGVNLSF, encoded by the coding sequence ATGATTCTTAATTTTTACTTCACAAAGCCATTCTGCGTACAGCGTGCAAGTGCTCCGCCAATGGTTAACATTCTCTTGAGGCAGCTTCGACTCTTACTGTCGGTCGTGTTGCTCTTGTTAGGTAGCTTATTCAGCGCTCAGGCACAGAACGCAGCTGTGCATGGCACGGTAACGGATGACCAGGGTGGGGGACTACCCGGCGTAAGCATTCTGTTAAAGGGAACGCAAACGGGAACCGTAACGGATGTTAATGGTCGCTACTCCATTAATGTGCCCAATAGCGGCGGTACGCTGGTTTTTTCGTTCATAGGTTATGTGAGCCAGGAGGTACCGGTTAGTGGCCAGTCAACCATCAATGTCAAGATGGCTACGGACATTAAATCACTCAATGAAGTGGTTGTAGTCGGTTATGGTACGCAGCGGAAAAGCGACATTACCGGCTCTGTTGCTTCAGTTGGTTCCGAAGCTTTGCGGGAAGTGCCCGTAGCCAACCTACAGCAGGCCTTACAAGGCCGGGCGGCGGGTCTGGAGGTACAGCAGATCGGTTCCAAGCCGGGTGCTGGTGCCCAGATTCGTATTCGGGGCGAGCGCTCCATCAATGGGTCCAACGACCCGCTAATCGTTTTAGACGGGATTCCGTTCGAAGGCGGAAACCTGAACGACATTAATCCAAATGAAGTAGAATCCGTTGAGGTTCTGAAAGATGCATCGGCAACAGCCATTTACGGATCGCGGGGTGCCAACGGTATTATCTTGGTAACTACGAAACGGGGCAAAGCGGGTCCGGCCCGTCTGACTGTCAATTCATACTATGGCGTTAGCTCCGTGGCGCGGAAATATCCAGTATATAGTCCCGAGCAGTACCGGGCCTTGCGGGACATTTCACCGTTTAACGGGGGCTATTTTCAGCAGGAATTGGAATCGATTGCAACTGGCCGTTCAACGGACTGGCAGGACTTGATGTACAAAAATGGGTACATTACCGACAACAGCGTTGGCTTATCGGGCGGAACGCAGGACAGCCAGTTCTCATTGGCAGGTGGTTATTTTAAACAAACTACCGTGTTGCCAGGACAGGATTTTACGCGCTTCTCGCTACGGGCAACCATTGACTCAAAGGTTGGGAAGCGGTTGCGTATAGGCCTGAACACACTCAATACGTTAGGCATAACGAACGGCGATCAGTTTGTGAATCCCATGTTTCCAATTTTGGCATTAAGTCCGCTGATGCCGGCCTACGATGCCGATGGCAATATTGTTCGGTCGCCTGCTGGTAACGTGGATGACCAGGCTGGAACCTACAGTCCATTATTGCTTAACAACAACGATAACAACTGGGTTGACCGGAAACGCCGCCTACGCACCTTTAACAGCGTTTATGGTGAATATCAGATCATTGATGGGTTGAAATACCGCTTGAATATCGGTCTGGACTACCGCCAGGAACAACAGGCGCAGTTTCAGGGAGCAGATAGCTACTTCCGGGTTCGTACCGGTAATACGGCCAGCGTTAACAACATCGAAGGATATGGTTACACCATTGAAAACCTGTTGACCTACGAAAAAACCATTGCCAAAAAGCACCGGATCAATCTGACTGGATTGTATAGCCGACAAACGGATCGTACGTATAACAGCTACGCGAAGGTGGATTCCATCGACCAGGATTTTATTCAGTTCTACAACCTGGGGCAGTCCAAACAATCCTCGACAAACCGGCCAACGCTGAGTGGTTCAGAATCGACCTGGGGGTTGATTTCCTATATGTTCCGGGCGAACTACGCTTACGACGACAAGTACCTGATCACGCTAACGGGTCGCCGGGATGGGTCTTCGCGGCTGGCGCAGAAATGGCACAACTACCCGGCTATATCACTGGGCTGGAACATTGCAAACGAAGCCTTCATGAGCCCCGTCAAAGTGATTACGAACCTGAAATTACGGGCGGGTTGGGGTGAAACATCGAACCAGGCTGTTGCGCCTTACTCATCGTTGGGTGGTGTAACCAATACGATCGCAAACGGTAGCACAAACGTTCCTATTTTGTACAATTACGGTCGGGATATTCAAAGCGGTTACTACGTCAATGCGGCGCCAAACACAGCGCTGGATTGGGAATATACACGTACCACAAATGTCGGGCTTGACTTTGGTTTCTGGGGTAACCGCCTGACGGGGTCAGTGGACTGGTACAGCGCGCAAACCCGTAACATTCTCTACGGTCTGGCGCTGCCATCTTCATCGGGAATTCCGGGTAACTTCACGACCAACATTGGTCGGATGGAGAACAAAGGTTTGGAAGTAGCCCTGAGCAGTGTAAACGTTAAAACATCGTCGGGTTTTACCTGGTCAACGGATCTGAACTTCTTCTTTAACCGCAACAAACTGCTTGGTTTACAGGATGGTTTCGTTCGGAACATTCCCAACGGATTGCACGTAGGTTACCCGATTAACGCCATTTACGACTACAAAAAGCTAGGCATCTGGCAAATTAACGAATCCGAAGAAGCCGCCAGATACGGTCAGGTTCCGGGGCAAATTAAAGTGCAGGATGTTAGCGGTCCGGAAGGTAAACCCGATGGCAAGATTGATGCAGACTACGACCGGACGATCATCGGTAGCGGACAAGCCAAGATTCAGGGTGGTCTGACCAATCGGTTTTCTTACAAAGGATTTGATTTCTCGTTTGTGGCTTACGCCCGCATTGGCGGAACCCTGGTGAGCGGCATTCACCAGCCTTTGGCGGGTTACCTGACCATCGACGATGGCCGCCGCAACCAGTTGGCCGTTGACTACTGGACCCCAACCAACCCAACGAATGACTTCCCGATGCCTTCGTCGCAAATTAACCCGCCAAATGCCAGCACGGCCTGGACAACGCTGGGTTATTACGATGCCTCGTTTGTCAAAATCAGAAGCATGAACCTGGGGTATACCTTCGATAAGAAAATCCTGGATCGTCTGAAAACCAATTCCATTCGCGTATACGTGCAGGCGCTGAACCCATTCCTGTTGTTCTCGCCCTACGTGAAAGCGGGAGGCATTGACCCCGAGCCAACCGGAACCGGAACCAGCGGATTTATCCAAAGTGGCGGTAACCTGCCAAACCGTGCGTTGACCATTTCGTTAAGCACGCCACCAACTCGGTCGTTTATTTTTGGTGTCAATCTTAGCTTTTAA